One window from the genome of Amphiprion ocellaris isolate individual 3 ecotype Okinawa chromosome 23, ASM2253959v1, whole genome shotgun sequence encodes:
- the LOC129348134 gene encoding high affinity immunoglobulin gamma Fc receptor I-like, translated as MKVRACSIGLLMLVLVFLGSHIHSCVSDAAFRIVPSRLQLFQYEPLTFHCEGLDGSSWLRGIRSAGGFLSVCDAAETPAASCRIHKAYRADSGEYWCETEGGDRSSSIRINVTDGSVILESPVLPIMEGDCVTLRCRNQTMSSDLTAAFYKDGLLIGSSSAGEMILHSVSGSDEGLYNCNISSVGESPQSWLAVRALHRQIHSSHIYLILRTVFTIVMVVLLLLLVGVIHFGKLRVTQK; from the exons ATGAAGGTCAGAGCTTGCAGCATTGGACTGT TGATGCTTGTATTGGTTTTTCTGGGTTCACACATCCACAGCTGTG TCTCAGATGCAGCTTTTCGTATTGTTCCGAGCAGACTGCAGCTCTTTCAGTACGAGCCTCTCACTTTTCACTGCGAAGGTCTTGACGGTTCCAGTTGGCTGCGAGGAATCAGAAGCGCCGGGGGATTTTTGTCGGTGTGCGATGCTGCAGAAACACCAGCGGCGTCTTGCAGAATTCACAAAGCCTATCGAGCAGACAGCGGAGAATACTGGTGTGAGACTGAAGGAGGAGAtagaagcagcagcatcaggatCAACGTCACCG ATGGTTCAGTGATCCTGGAGAGTCCCGTCCTGCCCATCATGGAGGGCGACTGTGTGACTTTACGCTGCAGAAACCAGACGATGTCTTCTGATCTGACAGCTGCTTTCTATAAAGATGGACTCCTCATAGGGAGCAGCTCTGCAGGAGAGATGATCCTCCACagtgtttctggctctgatgaagGACTCTACAACTGCAACATCTCCAGTGTTGGAGAATCTCCACAGAGCTGGTTGGCTGTCAGAG CTCTTCACAGACAGATTCATTCCAGTCATATCTATCTCATCCTGAGGACTGTGTTCACCATCgtcatggttgttctgctgctgctgctggttggaGTGATTCACTTTGGGAAACTCAGAGTCACACAGAAATAA